One segment of Tetrapisispora phaffii CBS 4417 chromosome 1, complete genome DNA contains the following:
- the MIC26 gene encoding Mic26p (similar to Saccharomyces cerevisiae YGR235C; ancestral locus Anc_5.92), translated as MTFDYYRKVDLIKEYVVAQGESISTPIDLINTSKDSNTASKLTGPTRIIDGVSVRCPSYLLRFCNKLNNNAALQYHTLNSKLEHATNRYYKAENKVTSRIANLHSDPEEQLSKGFAYSIVAAMSGSILTKRRNILLRFTMPIILGTLVCSYTIPTTFENTTDLIHDIEEVYFPKFCAKQDRVMDFIRTGIAHTVMSYDIVSYKLASAKDYIQQHSNFS; from the coding sequence ATGACATTTGACTATTACCGTAAAGTTGACCTTATCAAGGAATATGTTGTCGCACAAGGAGAGTCGATCTCCACTCCAATCGACTTAATAAACACATCGAAAGATTCCAATACTGCGTCTAAGCTGACAGGTCCAACAAGAATTATCGATGGTGTTTCAGTAAGATGCCCTTCTTATTTATTGAGATTCTGTAACAAATTAAACAACAATGCTGCTCTACAGTACCATACTTTGAATTCAAAACTAGAACATGCTACCAATAGGTATTATAAAGCTGAAAATAAAGTCACATCAAGAATAGCCAATTTACATTCAGATCCAGAAGAACAGTTATCAAAGGGATTCGCATATTCGATCGTTGCTGCTATGTCAGGTTCCATACTCACTaagagaagaaatattttacttaGATTTACCATGCCAATTATATTAGGTACTTTGGTTTGCTCGTATACCATACCAACTACTTTTGAGAATACAACTGATTTAATCcatgatattgaagaagttTATTTCCCAAAATTCTGTGCAAAGCAAGATAGAGTAATGGATTTCATTCGTACAGGCATTGCACATACTGTTATGAGTTACGATATAGTAAGTTATAAACTTGCTTCAGCAAAAGATTATATTCAACAACACTCTAATTTTTCCTga
- the TPHA0A05160 gene encoding uncharacterized protein (similar to Saccharomyces cerevisiae REC104 (YHR157W); ancestral locus Anc_5.89), producing the protein MEGESKDSGKHITLISEFCNKYNIDESVKNIYGIRNKDIASMDYNAFLKRKYEILLRKKGNLNNRIAKRNASAISSPFHPVVTKQSKNTNNIISETQEILISDDTFFDQTLIETQINNINQSYTFSYHQDGNLHKDFNKDDSYKFCNLISSENNIRDNECKIHTQREQYILSSNYEQFNEENTLIEMSLICSSPVIIQSIPDI; encoded by the coding sequence ATGGAAGGAGAGAGCAAGGATTCAGGAAAGCATATAACGTTGATATCAGAATTTTGtaacaaatataatatagatGAATCTGtgaagaatatatatgGCATTCgaaataaagatattgcTAGTATGGATTATAATGCATTTTTAAAGagaaaatatgaaattttGCTTCGAAAGAAAggaaatttgaataatagGATAGCTAAACGAAATGCATCAGCTATTTCTTCTCCATTCCACCCTGTGGTTACAAAACAATctaaaaatacaaataatataatatctgAAACACAAGAAATACTTATATCGGATGATACTTTCTTTGACCAGACATTAATTGAAACTCAgattaataacattaatCAATCATATACATTCTCTTACCATCAGGATGGAAATTTACATAAGGATTTTAACAAAGACGACAGTTATAAGTTTTGTAACCTTATCTCAtctgaaaataatattagagACAATGAATGTAAAATACACACTCAAAGAGAACAATACATTCTTTCTTCGAACTATGAGCAGTTTAATGAGGAAAATACTTTGATTGAAATGTCTTTGATATGTAGTAGTCCCGTAATCATTCAATCGATACCCGATATTTGA
- the YHB1 gene encoding flavohemoglobin (similar to Saccharomyces cerevisiae YHB1 (YGR234W); ancestral locus Anc_5.93), translating into MLSEETRTIVKATIPVLEAQGAVITKHFYAKMLGSNEELLNIFNMVNQKKGAQPTALATTILAAAKHIDDLSPLIGHVKQIGHKHRALQIMPEHYPIVGKNLLLAIKDVLGDAATPEIISAWGEAYEEIANVFITVEADMYKEAAWESWKPFEVISKAEVGDGICEFTVKPTKESGVDLSTLKVIAGQYITVNTHPTRHDNKYDALRHYSICSNSTKDGLKFAVKLEHTPGKDIGLVSEFLHKDVKAGDNLLISAPAGDFQLNEKLIKQNETPLVLLAAGVGVTPLLSMLETQVNENPSRPVYWIQSSRDETKQAFKNHVDELLTKTNTAEKLIVHTKDQARIDAEYLKKNVPKNSDVYICGSVDFMKSMIGYLKNIEHDEAFIHYEPFGPKMSTIQV; encoded by the coding sequence atgTTATCTGAAGAAACAAGAACAATCGTCAAGGCCACCATTCCTGTTTTGGAAGCTCAAGGTGCTGTCATCACCAAACATTTTTACGCTAAAATGTTAGGTAGTAACGAAGagttattgaatattttcaacATGGTTAATCAGAAGAAGGGCGCTCAACCAACTGCTTTAGCCACTACAATTTTAGCTGCTGCCAAACATATCGATGATCTATCTCCATTAATTGGCCACGTTAAACAAATTGGTCACAAGCATCGTGCTTTACAAATTATGCCAGAACATTACCCAATTGTTGGTAAGAACTTATTGCTGGCTATTAAAGATGTTCTAGGTGATGCTGCTACTCCAGAAATCATTTCTGCCTGGGGTGAAGCTTACGAAGAAATCGCTAACGTCTTCATAACTGTTGAAGCTGATATGTATAAGGAAGCGGCTTGGGAATCTTGGAAACCTTTTGAAGTTATCTCTAAGGCTGAAGTTGGTGATGGTATCTGCGAATTTACCGTCAAACCTACAAAGGAATCTGGTGTTGACTTATCTACTCTAAAGGTAATTGCAGGTCAATATATTACTGTTAACACTCATCCAACTAGACATGACAATAAATACGATGCTTTACGTCATTATTCTATCTGTTCCAACTCTACCAAAGATGGTTTAAAATTTGCCGTTAAATTAGAACACACTCCTGGTAAAGATATTGGTTTAGTATCTGAATTTTTACACAAGGATGTCAAGGCTGGTGATAACTTATTGATATCTGCCCCAGCAGGTGATTTCCaattgaatgaaaaattaattaagCAAAATGAAACTCCATTAGTTCTACTTGCCGCTGGTGTTGGTGTCACTCCGCTATTAAGTATGTTAGAAACTCAAGTCAATGAAAACCCATCTAGACCAGTATACTGGATCCAATCTTCAAGAGATGAAACCAAGCAGGCTTTCAAAAATCATgttgatgaattattaaccAAAACTAATACtgctgaaaaattaattgttcACACTAAAGACCAAGCTAGAATAGATGCTGAGTACCTAAAGAAGAACGTTCCAAAGAATTCCGATGTTTACATTTGTGGTTCTGTTGACTTTATGAAATCCATGATTggttatttaaagaatatcGAACATGATGAAGCATTCATTCATTACGAACCATTTGGTCCAAAGATGTCAACTATCCAAGTTTAA
- the KEL2 gene encoding Kel2p (similar to Saccharomyces cerevisiae KEL2 (YGR238C) and KEL1 (YHR158C); ancestral locus Anc_5.88) yields the protein MAPFNKFAKKLHLDKKSSNSSTDNTNSNKSYDLNTTPNTSMSSNGKFANASATSSSFVNNSFSNNSFNPEIPNKQYKPVFQPKSQQLSKNSFNTDDHRGIASAKIPLPQQTRIFPTPQPVQQRNVSGAVTTLHHNQKEYTPWNRIKLTNSPFPRYRHVASSYESVDNEIFVIGGLHDQSVYGDTWSITSTNNGTQFISKALEILDLSPPPRVGHASTLCGNAFVVFGGDTHKVNKDGLMDDDIYLFNINSHKWTIPSPVGPRPLGRYGHKISIIATSSSKTKLYLFGGQFDDTYFNDIAVFDLSSFRRADSHWEFIKPKGLIPPPMTNHTMVTYDNKLWVFGGDTKDGLINDIYAFDPADSINTWTKIDVTGDIPCPVQEHSALIYDNLMCVIGGKDENDMYLNSVHFFNFDKLKWFKFPIFKSGIMQGRSGHSISLLNNNKILIMGGDKYDFARPSEADLHTSDTNQGAGTILYTLDLTRLPELCAGINDKPTEQIDLSTTYITPSTPQLNKTKPPTTQNDMILAAVDDQNAILTPYANDKVSKTPTSESSNTFSQDNVTSLNNIEKNTKMAAIKPNELLPVVTPTQVGEQDTNNYLQIESVVEPVENADNFTTSASTSGLMDEGLAIATVVSSPTKVSLQNNTLEEKNINEISKVAIPDDTNASPLASRTVVNDEVIDTTKSDNVAEKHSSKVYIEKSVIEQLRLQLEEIKRETQKSAKEASDHIHVLELENKNLKANSVNISTDDLANLKSHTQELEADIIQINTKNKELETLLDASFLDVEHLNKIIKTQSKKLSTLYDSQLLQQRYDDLETKYNFLMHENESLKSKLDAIDGITFNKHVHNYSSKLDQMIDHWKNSKLPSISESPRAEGNGKLLASSRYHQQIIDNLSTKLDNLIINSDELLHTKERLSTEYKSFEMKHTSLSQEFIQRHSELTKAEQEYKNTLNSVGTTLKELASVQKELVNTTVNSDLKNKIDNTEVAEKNKEDPEYAIPEHSDEKVTASMDSQYDNIL from the coding sequence ATGGCACCTTTCAACAAATTTGCCAAGAAACTACACTTGGATAAAAAATCTTCCAACTCATCTACTGATAACACTAACAGTAATAAAAGCTATGATTTAAATACTACACCAAATACCTCGATGTCGAGCAATGGGAAGTTTGCAAACGCTAGCGCAACCAGTTCAtcatttgttaataattcttttagtAATAATAGTTTTAACCCAGAAATTCctaataaacaatataaacCAGTTTTCCAACCTAAATCACAACAACTTTCAAagaattcatttaatacTGATGATCACAGAGGCATTGCTAGCGCTAAGATACCACTGCCACAGCAAACGAGAATATTTCCTACACCACAGCCAGTTCAACAGCGTAATGTTTCTGGTGCAGTTACAACTTTGCATCATAATCAAAAAGAATACACCCCATGGAATAGAATAAAATTGACAAACTCACCATTCCCAAGATATAGGCATGTTGCTTCTTCGTACGAGTCTGtagataatgaaatttttgttattgGTGGTCTTCATGATCAATCAGTGTATGGAGATACATGGTCTATCACATCAACTAATAATGGGACTCAATTCATTTCAAAGGCTCTAGAAATATTAGATCTGTCCCCTCCACCAAGAGTTGGGCATGCTTCTACGTTATGTGGAAATGCATTTGTAGTGTTCGGTGGTGATACACACAAGGTTAATAAGGATGGTTTGATGGACGATGATATATACttgtttaatatcaattctCATAAATGGACAATCCCTAGTCCAGTCGGACCTCGTCCTTTAGGTAGATATGGCCATAAAATCTCTATTATCGCAacatcatcttcaaaaacaaaattatatctATTTGGTGGTCAATTTGATGATACTTATTTCAATGATATAGCTGTCTTTGACTTATCATCGTTTAGACGTGCAGATTCTCATTGGGAATTTATAAAGCCAAAGGGATTAATACCTCCACCAATGACAAATCATACGATGGTAACATACGATAATAAACTGTGGGTGTTTGGTGGTGACACTAAAGATGGCTtgataaatgatatttatgCATTCGATCCAGCTGATTCTATTAATACTTGGACTAAAATTGATGTGACTGGGGACATACCATGTCCAGTACAAGAACATTCAGCATTGAtatatgataatttaatgtGTGTTATAGGTGGTAAggatgaaaatgatatgTATTTAAACTCTGTTcacttttttaattttgataaactAAAATGGTTCaaatttccaatttttaaatCGGGCATAATGCAAGGCAGGTCTGGTCACTCTATCTCtttgttaaataataacaaaattttgataatggGAGGTGATAAGTATGATTTTGCTCGTCCATCTGAAGCGGATCTACATACTTCAGACACTAACCAAGGTGCTGGTACTATTCTATATACCTTAGATCTTACTCGCTTACCTGAATTATGTGCAGGAATTAATGATAAACCCACAGAACAAATTGATCTCTCAACAACATATATTACACCATCTACACCACAACTGAATAAGACAAAACCTCCTACTACACAAAATGATATGATTTTAGCTGCGGTAGATGATCAAAATGCAATTTTAACACCGTATGCTAACGATAAAGTCAGCAAGACTCCAACTAGTGAATCTTCTAATACATTCTCACAAGATAATGTTACATCATTGaataacattgaaaaaaatacaaaaatggCAGCTATTAAACCCAATGAGCTATTACCTGTGGTTACTCCGACTCAAGTTGGAGAACAAGatacaaataattatttacaaattgAATCAGTAGTGGAACCAGTTGAAAATGCTGATAATTTTACTACTTCCGCATCAACTTCAGGTTTAATGGATGAAGGACTTGCAATTGCAACTGTTGTGTCATCTCCTACCAAAGTTTCACTGCAGAATAACACATTGGaggaaaaaaatatcaatgaaatatcaaaagTTGCTATTCCTGATGACACGAATGCTTCTCCATTGGCTAGTAGAACAGTTGTAAATGACGAAGTAATAGATACAACAAAATCAGATAACGTTGCAGAAAAGCATTCCTCAAAAGTATATATTGAGAAATCTGTTATTGAACAGCTTCGTCTACAGCttgaagaaataaaaagagaaaCCCAGAAATCAGCAAAGGAGGCAAGTGATCATATCCATGTCCTTGAActagaaaacaaaaatttaaaagcTAATTCTGTGAACATTTCTACTGATGATTTAGCTAACTTGAAATCACACACACAAGAATTAGAAGCTGacattattcaaattaatactaaaaataaGGAATTAGAAACATTATTAGATGCTTCATTTCTTGATGTTgaacatttaaataaaataataaaaacacaAAGCAAGAAACTATCTACATTATATGATTCTCAGTTACTCCAACAAAGATatgatgatttagaaaCTAAATATAACTTTCTAATGCATGAGAATGAATCTCTTAAATCTAAACTGGATGCTATTGATGGAATTACTTTTAATAAGCATGTTCATAACTATTCCTCTAAATTGGATCAGATGATTGACCACtggaaaaattcaaaattaccGAGCATTAGTGAATCACCACGTGCAGAAGGTAATGGAAAATTACTAGCATCCAGTCGTTATCATCAACAAATCATAGACAATCTATCAACAAAGTTAGacaatttaattataaatagCGATGAACTGTTGCATACGAAGGAAAGATTGAGTACCGaatataaatcatttgaGATGAAACACACTTCTTTGAGTCAGGAATTTATCCAGAGACATTCCGAACTAACAAAGGCTGAACAAGAGTACAAAAATACCTTAAATTCAGTGGGAACTACATTGAAAGAACTTGCATCTGTGCAAAAGGAATTGGTAAACACCACTGTTAATAGtgatttaaagaataagATAGACAATACAGAGGTAgctgaaaaaaataaagaagacCCAGAATACGCTATTCCAGAACATTCAGATGAAAAAGTTACAGCATCCATGGATTCACAATATGATAACATATTATGA
- the TDA11 gene encoding Tda11p (similar to Saccharomyces cerevisiae YHR159W; ancestral locus Anc_5.87) — MTALIDDTSESRVNGKTRRIRDSLSITNFDEFIENGDSMLKVDTTTRQGTIRENRTTPSPKKAINENTVIAPVRSISSNRNQLSPKSLTPTRLNSFEHPLRENEDSNDNNAPLIRKKISRSNTKSNRRSLIQPIAVPSSPNNESINGAILGASQLSPNQANDRLFQTHKRILSNTSYHSRQNSSNSVLTDTSIHNNNPINSSRIGEDPTNDINTLLKKLASKEQELLEMKQRIEDTKKQLISEEQMYNDNILELKELKVLVSKHLNTNNATVITSPVKIENNIGDSTINSNTQLYIPKVRHSSGTKIGLSNLDSEHNGSHMNQSTGLVNEGIDNVNTITDLPKNQPSKRVSSWKNPLSLFNQLDQRLQQEVEKKLYADTNTDPHPVEGMDSQSLLGSETSQIKKSPSKLFPPLTDSTDELASEKQQAQYSKYISADDYVSINAASEQQQQSGSSLWNFVSGMKTGLLGITEKPESGIYQRNMDAKRNAKSVYDSNNKDQYSNSSSDLNVNDIKQFKTPNKVKSVMNDIEDVEQLGNNNDESSDNSITTRRNKFKTNVFVELKDF; from the coding sequence ATGACTGCCCTTATTGATGATACAAGTGAATCAAGGGTTAATGGCAAGACTAGACGTATTCGTGATTCGTTGAGTATCacaaattttgatgaatttaTAGAGAATGGAGATTCAATGCTGAAAGTTGATACTACCACAAGACAAGGGACTATTAGAGAAAATAGAACTACGCCATCTCCGAAAAAAGctataaatgaaaatactGTCATTGCACCTGTTAGGTCTATATCATCTAACAGAAATCAGTTATCACCAAAATCATTGACACCAACGAGATTGAACAGTTTTGAACATCCTTTAAGGGAGAATGAAGAtagtaatgataataatgctCCCCtaattagaaaaaaaatatcaagatCTAACACTAAAAGTAACAGAAGATCTTTAATACAACCCATTGCTGTTCCAAGCTCTCCTAATAATGAATCTATAAATGGAGCCATATTGGGTGCTTCTCAATTGAGCCCAAATCAAGCTAACGACAGATTATTTCAAACGCATAAAAGGATATTAAGTAACACATCGTATCATTCCAGACAAAATTCTTCAAACTCAGTTTTAACAGATACTAGCATACATAACAACAACCCTATAAACTCATCAAGGATAGGGGAAGATCCAAcaaatgatataaataccttattaaaaaaactaGCAAGCAAAGAAcaagaattattagaaatgaAACAACGAATTGAAGatacaaaaaaacaattaatttcTGAGGAACAAATgtataatgataatattttagaacTTAAAGAGCTGAAAGTTTTGGTTTCAAAGCACCTTAATACCAACAATGCAACAGTGATTACAAGTCCAGTTAagattgaaaataatattggCGATTCGACTATCAATAGTAACACACAACTTTATATACCTAAAGTGAGACATTCTAGTGGGACTAAAATTGGTTTAAGTAATCTGGATTCTGAACACAATGGAAGTCACATGAACCAATCTACTGGTTTGGTGAATGAAGGTATTGACAATGTCAATACTATCACTGATTTGCCGAAAAATCAACCAAGCAAGAGAGTGTCGTCGTGGAAAAATCCATTAAGTTTATTCAATCAACTGGATCAAAGATTGCAACAAGAAGtagaaaagaaattatatgCCGATACAAACACAGATCCTCATCCTGTGGAAGGTATGGACAGCCAGTCATTACTTGGTTCTGAAACTTCACAGATAAAGAAGTCACCTTCAAAGCTCTTTCCTCCCTTGACTGACTCTACTGACGAATTGGCCTCAGAAAAACAACAAGCTCAATACTCAAAGTATATATCTGCAGATGATTATGTTTCTATAAATGCTGCGTCagaacaacaacaacaatcGGGTAGTTCATTATGGAATTTTGTGAGTGGTATGAAGACTGGTTTGTTAGGCATTACAGAAAAACCAGAGAGCGGTATTTACCAAAGAAATATGGATGCAAAGAGGAATGCTAAATCCGTATATGATTCGAACAATAAAGATCAATATTCAAACTCCTCTTCTGATCTTAACGTCaatgatattaaacaatttaaaaCTCCTAATAAAGTTAAGAGTGTTATGAATGATATAGAAGATGTGGAACAGTTGGGAAACAACAATGACGAAAGCAGTGATAATTCAATCACAACACGCcgtaataaatttaaaactaatGTGTTTGTTGAACTTAAGGACTTCTAA
- the TPHA0A05150 gene encoding uncharacterized protein (similar to Saccharomyces cerevisiae YGR237C; ancestral locus Anc_5.90): MARNNNFVNSVSFDNLSPSYVDDQVTILKKNHILNEYNNEFLYIPPQFNLLYHNNSITANDGSDERKDVFKRRPLLDDFSSRQNSSTDQSFHQMFTPICTRAGSPSFTSATRGVELHNIERTTSHYSLTNETRLSPRLPPPPNISSIKYRHRNIDEPEVQTEPADIAHLDTEMENHMKKLTVENTQVNSGSKGFTQSAFSNLNELEDRLDTSGKVLKLLPNKNDKAKKESSRKKSFADMTDEEIAALETSYRSLARSNPRSTIADFDFKQQDSLFIGVLPSKGSSNNSKIDPLAVVYPSKPVVSYKAVTISKKNKLYDEFISKFIHKIGEEKFKNIRKNKTALRTVLCYISGRKYTWSAVDWFIQNQIREGDHLVILACIPEYEEEVVPYPSKINETTLGTNFSNETTSFNSKSTKLKRSDYVHCSARLKAIHDQAITKAEDICDYYSSKLNNKPIKITVEIVKEKSRKAAITQSIKVYNPDWQLVSTVSIKLQIKFRNGNIKLPYFMMKDLFTPTCIVPYEFMDPSLTSKIHKFDDATESPEKNIQKQEVSKQLEFIDDIFMNSVKNPFLPKNTSNYDHDTISVNTKYHDASSTEDVDTINEFRPIGPEQQQKIDLFEKIGYVRPTPTHQEPTDPFNIKLTPSRSSGRSSRIQFTDEVYKIRSMVDDVSDISESTRNAGLSIRKTKSEKTSTNYSKHDQKSTHSQSSKKLTPISSSSPPLSNKSKKLKKKKSVSSKKGLKSLFKKLF; this comes from the coding sequence ATGGCACGGAACAACAATTTTGTGAATAGTGTCTCTTTCGATAATTTATCTCCTAGTTATGTCGACGATCAAGTTACTATCCTTAAGAAgaatcatattttaaatgagTATAacaatgaatttttatatattcctCCACAATTTAACTTATTATATCATAACAACAGCATAACAGCAAATGATGGATCCGATGAAAGAAAAGATGTGTTTAAGAGAAGGCCTCTCTTAGATGATTTTTCCTCCAGACAAAATTCCAGTACCGATCAAAGTTTCCATCAAATGTTTACACCTATATGCACACGTGCTGGTTCACCATCATTCACTTCAGCCACAAGGGGTGTAGAACTGCACAATATCGAAAGAACTACATCACATTATTCACTAACTAATGAAACTAGGCTATCTCCACGACTCCCACCTCCtccaaatatttcatcaataaaatatagGCACAGGAATATTGATGAACCAGAAGTACAGACAGAACCGGCTGATATAGCTCATCTAGACACTGAAATGGAGAACCATATGAAAAAACTCACAGTTGAAAATACTCAAGTCAACTCAGGATCAAAGGGTTTTACTCAATCagcattttcaaatttaaatgagTTGGAAGATAGATTGGATACTTCTGGTAAAGTTTTAAAACTATTACCAAACAAGAATGATAAGGcaaaaaaagaatcaaGCAGAAAAAAATCTTTTGCAGATATGACAGATGAAGAGATTGCTGCTTTGGAAACTTCATATAGATCATTAGCGAGATCTAACCCTAGGTCCACTATAGCTGATTTCGATTTCAAACAACAGGATTCACTGTTTATCGGAGTTCTACCCTCAAAAGGTTCTTCAAACAATTCTAAAATAGATCCATTAGCAGTCGTATACCCTTCAAAACCAGTAGTCAGTTACAAAGCTGTAACTATATCTAAAAAGAATAAGCTATATGATGAATTCATTTCTAAGTTCATACACAAAATAGGTGAGGAAAagtttaaaaatatacggaaaaataaaacagcGTTAAGGACTGTGTTGTGCTACATCTCTGGTAGAAAATATACCTGGTCAGCTGTTGACTGgtttattcaaaatcaaattagAGAGGGTGATCATCTTGTGATTTTAGCATGCATTCCGGaatatgaagaagaagtagTACCATATCCTagtaaaattaatgaaacaaCACTCGGTACTAATTTTAGCAACGAAACGAcatcatttaattcaaaatcaacGAAACTTAAAAGGTCGGATTACGTGCATTGCAGCGCTAGATTGAAGGCTATCCATGACCAAGCTATTACTAAAGCGGAAGACATTTGTGATTACTATTCATCTAAATTAAACAACAAACCAATTAAAATAACTGTTGAAATTGTAAAAGAGAAATCTAGAAAAGCAGCAATAACTCAAAGTATCAAAGTATATAATCCAGATTGGCAACTTGTAAGTACAGTTTCCATTAAGTTACAgattaaatttagaaatgGCAATATTAAACTACCATATTTTATGATGAAAGATCTATTCACACCCACTTGCATTGTCCCGTATGAGTTTATGGACCCATCACTCACAAGTAAAATACACAAATTTGACGATGCCACTGAAAGTccagaaaaaaatatacaaaagCAAGAAGTGAGTAAACAGCTAGAGTTTATAGAcgatatatttatgaacAGTGTTAAAAATCCGTTTTTACCAAAGAATACCAGTAACTATGACCATGACACAATTTCTGTTAATACCAAATATCATGATGCTTCAAGCACTGAAGACGTAGATACTATTAATGAGTTCCGTCCTATTGGGCCAGAACAACAGCAGAAGATAGACCTTTTTGAAAAGATTGGATACGTAAGGCCAACACCAACACATCAAGAACCTACAGACccatttaatataaaattgacACCATCTCGAAGTTCTGGCCGTAGCTCGAGGATTCAATTTACGGATGAAGTCTATAAAATTAGATCGATGGTGGATGATGTTTCTGATATCAGCGAGTCGACGAGGAATGCTGGTTTATCTATCAGGAAAACCAAATCTGAGAAAACATCTACAAATTATTCAAAGCATGACCAAAAGTCAACACATTCACAATCTTCAAAGAAACTTACGCCCATTTCTAGCTCATCTCCACCactttcaaataaatccaagaagttaaagaagaagaaaagtGTCTCTTCTAAAAAAGGtctaaaatcattattcaaaaagttATTCTAA
- the SPG1 gene encoding Spg1p (similar to Saccharomyces cerevisiae SPG1 (YGR236C); ancestral locus Anc_5.91), with the protein MHLNSETFQEAKLAARIPRYQYIMVGVIAAAIVPTMYMKRYARMHIDKAALEDINNIKKEGNFVPSSAESVKKDILNKRELDKDLLMTHQPAVWSIKGNNKITNDPRFRELVDENAMILFSSIM; encoded by the coding sequence atgcaCCTAAATTCAGAGACATTCCAGGAGGCTAAATTGGCAGCAAGAATTCCTCGCtatcaatatataatgGTAGGTGTTATTGCTGCAGCCATTGTACCAACTATGTATATGAAAAGATATGCAAGGATGCATATAGATAAGGCTGCTTTAGAagatatcaataatatcaaaaaagaaGGCAACTTTGTGCCCTCAAGTGCAGAATCTGTGAAGAAGGATATATTAAACAAGAGAGAACTTGATAAGGATCTTTTAATGACACATCAACCTGCAGTCTGGTCAATCAAAGGcaataacaaaataacAAATGACCCTCGATTTAGAGAACTTGTTGATGAAAACGCAATGATACttttttcatcaataatGTGA